The DNA region CAGCGGCAGTAGGGCAGCTCTACAACTCCACTTTTCCCCACCTGGCTCTGGCTACAGTTTCTGACACCAGTTCCTGGGTAACAGGAGACTAGTGGCACTGACAGGAATCTCTACTGCCTTACCCCGCCGTTTCTTCCGCTTCTCCCCATCGTCTCCAATCTCcccatcatcatcttcatcctcctcttcaGAATCACTGCTCTCTGAACCAGATATCTCTTCCCCTAAAAGAGAAGAGTGTGCTTTCTGATGCGCTTTCCTTCACCTTGTATCAGCTTGTTACTGTGACAGCAGCATTTGCCCAAACCCAGCAGTATCTGACATGAGCACCTGCAGAAGTCATTAAATGTTGAGTAGACAGGCAGATTGCCATGGTTCAGGAAGCTTAAGGAAAATCAAGATAAGCAATGTAATACTGTGAAGTCACTGTGTGTACGTTAAAGCTCAAATGGGTGCCTTTCATAGCAAATAAAGCATCCCTTGCACTGTCAAAGCACTAAGATATAATGTTTTCCTAGCAGAGTCTCCCCATACCGCCTCTTCCATCTCAGATGGAAGATTAAATGGTCAGATAAAGTTCCCACAAACTTGAGACTTCATCAGACACCTGTATACATGAAGCTAGACGGCTGTTAATTGACAAAAACATCCAGTTTCACAAATGTTTATCAGTGTTGCCACTGCAGATATGATGCTCAGATGTGTTGGGCTGAGTTtggaaaccaaaccaaataGAATTCAGCATTTAATATCCTGGCCTCCAAGTAATGTTAGCAAACATAAGGCTCTTTGTTCTGTAGCTTAGGGTCTAAAATTTAAGAAGCCACCCTCCACCCACCAGGGATGGAACAGCTACACCCAGCTCCCAACCgttgaaaaaaacattactgaCCATTTCCTGCTTCTCCCGAATGGGGCAGAGTCCAAACAGCAAGCCATGCTGGACTTACTGCTACAGCCCTTCTGTGCTGTGAGCATCTCTCTGGAGAGAGATGTTGTGCCAAGGTCATGGTTTAGTAAACTCCCTCTGGCAGGGTccttcatagaatcacagaatggtttgagttggaagggacattaaagatagtctagtccagcccccctgccacaggcagggacaccggccaccagcccaggttgcccccagccccatccagcctggccttgagcactgccagggatggggcacccacagctgctctgggcagcccgtgccagcgcctcgccgcccccGTGGGGAAGGGTTTCCTCCTAATACCTAGTCTGAACCTCCCCTCTtccagcttaaagccattccctccttttcctaCCACTACAcgcccttgtaaaaagtccttcaccagctttcctgtaggtcCCCTTTAGATACAGAAGGCTGCTATAATGTCtcctcagagccttctcttctttgATGCTGATGGACTAATATGTGTCACAAGGCCAAAGTTACAGAGCTTAAAGAAGCTTCTTGTTTCTCCATGTAGTGTTTGAAAGTCAGCCCCAGTTCTAGCTCCACAACTTTGGTTcgttccccaccccccccaaaaaaaaacccgcaTCCCTCCTCCTCGAACTGGGAAAACATTTGGTCTTTACTTATTGTATGATTTAGTTCCCTATACAGTGTTCAGAGCCCTCCTGCTCACCATGCAAGTCTGGGCACACCTTGCTTAGCCCAGAAGCCACCCCTTAGCCCAGGGCCAAGTGCCACCCAGATGACAAAGCCaggtcccccccagcccttgGGATGCCTCTCCCAGAACCCCCCAGGGAAAACACCACCGGGACACTGACCTGCACTGGCTATCAAACTCATGTGACATCTTCAAATAGCAAAGAATGCTCGCACTCAAACTGAATGAGCATTGCTGCAGAGAGAAACACCAGGAGGAAGGAGAATCTCACCTTCTTCCAGTTTTTTCTTAAGCTCttcaatttctttctgaaactggCGGAGCAAAGCATCCTTGGGGTCTTCATTAATCCTGGCCTTGTTCTTTATATTCTTGGCTCGGTTTGCATACCTGAGAGTGCTGATAGTCTCATCGTAGTTATAGTCTGCTGGTCCAATGTTTGCACACTGTGACACACAGGAAACCAAGTTACTAGAAGACAGAGTGTCAGAGCCTGGAACAGGTCATTTCAGGGACCCATCCCCAGCTTTGCAAGTCTCACACTGCTACTCTTTCCCAAGACTTCCTGCTGCTTCTACACCAAAGCTGGTTTTGGCTACCCAAGCATAGCTTCTATTTGATCATGTAATGTACATTTATACATTTGCCCTGTGCTTAGAACCTCACCTGTACAGAGGCAAAGATAAGagacaaaaatatgtatatggAAGGTTCTCTGAGCTgcaaacagctctgaaaaaaaagaggtaaataCCAGCCTGTTCTCATGGCAAAGTCACTATGCTATCCCTGTAAAAATGCAGCTTGACAGCTAGCACTGGAAAGGGCGTCTCAGCTTACCATCATGGTTTTGGAGTTGCCCCCCAGAGAATCCTGAAGGAGCCGTGTAAGTTTGGAGTTACGGTAGGGCACGTGGGTGCTCTTGCCATCCACCAGCGCAGAGATAACATTCCCCAGCGTCGAAAGAGAGAGGTTGATCTTAGTAGCTTCCTTCAGTCGCTGCCCTGTGGCTCCAGTTTTCGCCTGCCTTTCAGAACCCTGGAAAGGGAACAGGAAGCAAAAGTTACAACAGATCATCTAACACATCTCCTCCCTCCAAATACAATCAACTACACCTGAAGTCATGCTAGCAGCCATGTCACTTTCATCCATTATTAAGAGAACCTAGCCAAGTACCTCAGACACTGTTAAAGAGACAAGTCAAACAGGTCTTAACTAAAGCTTTCAGTGCCAGCAAATTCTGGATTGCTCAGAGTAATGCAGCTGGGAAAGTGAAGATTTTGTCCCTGTGAACAAAAGCATTATAAGAAGCAAGTCAACAGTTATGAAGCACCTAGCTGCAGCTGCTAAGCACAATCTCCAGCCTTTCCTATCAGCAGgtcaaggaagaaaagcaacacTGAAATTACTGTAAAGAGCTTCATAGAGCAACCTAAACATACATCATGTAAATAAAGTTAACATGCAGACACTGAATGCCTTTAatctccccttccctgcaccTTCTCTGAGGAAAGCTACTCCAGCATAAAGTTCAAGCCAAAGATGCATTTTGCCAGCACGGTTACATTGATCCAAAGTGAGTGACAAGAGGGAGGGAACCTGCAAGTGATGAACTGTATGataacaaccccccaaaaaacacccaGCCTCTTGAAAAGACCCAGTTATGCTGTCCAGAGAGCTCTTTCCAATGTAGTTTATCCatttaatgattattttataGAAGCAAAAAAGCCCTTTTACCAGGACAGGCTCTAGCTACACTAAAGACTTCCTAGTACACTTCTGATTTAAGGCCCCAAATGAATACTTCACAGAAGTCAAGTATCAAACTGAAGGTGGGCTCTAGCCATCAAACAATGGACATGCCCTTTACTGTGCCTTCAAGAGTGCACACATGAGCAGCCATGCGCACCATGCATTATGGCAGACCCAGCTGGTCTACTTACAGCAAGATCAACGAGGTGCAGTTTGCCCATGCGCACATGCATGTTTCCATCAACCCCCTTCTCACTGCACTCAATAGTGATAGTGAAGATGGCGTGCGAACGAGAGCTGTGTTCATTCATGTTTGTGGCACCAACAGAACCTTTTaatagagagaaaaagcaatgttGTCTTCAGAGTTAATCACACTCTCCCTGCTCTCAAAGAGGACTCATCCCAACCCTGTTTTTCAGAATGTGGAAGAGGGATGCTCAGACTTGGCAAACTGTATTCTTAGGCACTGAAGTTGCAGCACCTCTCCAATCTGGACTAGCAGAAGAGTTACAGCCTGCTGTAGCTCTAAGCCAGCCACAGACTCTCATCCCAAGAGCAGCAGTAGTTCTCATCTGTTTCTTTAAGGCTACAAAGATCAGTAGTCTGAGGTATTCACAGCTGATCCCTGAAAAAAGCTGTATCTTGAGAAATCAGAACACAGTAATCCATGACAAGAGCAACGGTAGCCAGAACTTTAGGCCATAAAAGGATCTGAGCTTAACTAAGGAGtcttccagagaagaaaaaccctccCACTCACAGCACAGGGCTAGTTGTTCATCCTGATCAGAaatgaagagggaaaaggaccaacacacacacaccagtaGTTCTGAAAATATCAGCTGCCCTCATTGCATCCTCCCCTTTGCATTTCCCCCACTGACACTGGCCATTGTGGGAGGCACAGCCTTCTTTATTTGCCCCTGCAAAAATGGGTTTGGGAGGAGTTaccctttctgctctgctcagctAAACAATCTTTCCAGTGCTAGAACCAGGATCTCTTACTGTGGTCTCATAATCAGACCTTTCTTCTGCCTGAGCTATAAAAACCTGCCCACAGCAAGGCTACGTACGGTTCTTGTGGCCCAGAGTCATGATTCTGTCCATATCGTCTGCATTGTTTACGACATAAGCTGAAAGGTCTTTGATATAAACTCCCACATCAGGTCTCTCTTTAACCTAAGAGAGAAACAGTTTAGACTGAGCATCCTTAGGAGATCCCCAACAGCAATTTTCAGTGGCCCTGTCAGTGATTTACTCCTCCTGGTTCTGGTTTGCACATAAAACACCCCAACACTCAGAATCAGAGCAGCTAAGGAAGACTCATGCAGGACAATATTCCACTGGTTTCCCATGGTGGCAAACAGTGACTTTACATCTCAGGCTCCAGTTTCTAGAAAGACTGCCAAGGGGCCTTTGGGGCAGAACTGCAGACACAAAACTGACTCAGATGGAACAGCCCACTTCTCCCTGTGCAACTGACCAAGTGCAAAAGAATCAGAAGTCAGTGATATCCATCTGCTGTTCCTTAAAGGAAACAGTACACATGCCAAGAAGCCAAACCTCCCACTTCCCTTCAAGTGCTCCTcttgtctttaaaatataagaTTGTTCACTgttcaaaagaaacattataTTCAGAACAACAGGCTCACCTCTAATCTCTGTGTCTGGTCTTTCCCTAGCAGGTCCCGCACTTCTTCATTGTAAATTTCCAGGTAAGACACACGAACTAAAAACCTGAAGATAAAAAGTAGCTTCCTTAGCAGGACATTTGCAGAAATTCAACACAATCACAGagtgcaaagaaaacacagtgatATACCAACACAATCCTGCTACCCCATCAAAAACTGCCCGAGTAGGAGTCTTTCAGCTAGGGCCAGAGGTACCATTTCAGTTGCTATTGTCAAGGTCAGGCTCCTGCTACAGATGGATACACAAAAGACAGAAGCAGTGAAGAGAAGCTGTTTACCTTGTATCCCCCTCTGCCTTGGCAATGTGACCAAATATATGAGCAAAGGAATTGGGAATGATGCCTCTAAGCTCAGGAACTGCTCGGACCCCTTCCATGGTGAAAGTTTTGCCTGTTCCAGTCTGCCCATATGCAAAAATAGTACCTGAAGGATAAGAAGACATATGAACAAATGCTAAGAAGCTGCTAACCACAGTTTTACCTCAACCCTTCTTAGCCTGATAGCACTAAACACTTCTGTTGTTAAGGACTTGAAATTTTCCACCCATGCAGTAGATACTGTACAAGGGTGAgagcaaaagaaatgctgaacaaCCACAGCAAACAGGGCCGAACCACTGTTTTACCCAGCCTGCAAAATATCCAAGAAAAAGTCAGCTTGTTTTAACTATGCAGCATGATTAAAGTACAGAGCACTAGTACGCTTAGGTCTCACACACAAATAATTAAGGCAAGCCCAATTAATAACATGGTCAATTAGAGGAAGATCATGATACACCAACTACAAAACCAACTCCTGCTAGCCCTCTAAGccacagcagaaacaacatgAGGCTTCTACAACACAGGCCACAGCACAAGCCCAGTTCTGAACCTGCACATGCAGCTACAATTTGGACTAGAGAATCAACCTGCACAGGAAGACATCCAGAACCTTCACTGAAATCCCAGACTCTAGTACTCCAGAAACGTACTGGTTCTTAAGTTTAGCCTAGCACTGCTGAAAAGTCAAGTCAGAAAAGCTGAACAGAAGGTTTCAGTTGCAGACCTACAGTGATGGCttagtccaactgcctgaccagttcagggTTGAGCACAAGTTAACGCATGTTGTTAAGGGCACTAtccaaatgcttcttaaaaCACCAACAGGCTTTAGGTGTTGACCACCCCTCTAAcaagcctgttccagtgtttgaccaccctctctgTAAAAAAATGCTTCCCCAAGGCCAGTCTAAAGCTTCTGTGGTACAGCTCTGAACCATTAATTTTTCAAGCACGAATTTCAATCAGCTGAAACCTGGGTATGTTAGCACAAAACTTTATTAGGCATTTTACAAGCCTTTAAGAATTTTTAATATACTACTGTTTATAGCACACCGTTATGGAAAACAGTAATTCACTTCCTTACTAGCACCTGCTTTCCTCTACACAATACATTTACATGCACCACACACACGCATGTAAATCATGGTCATACTCTTCCCAGCTGTAGGAAGCAACAGACTGTGTGGGGTAGGACAGATGTGTTTAACTAGTCATCTTAGTTTAAAACAGCAAAGttcagaggagaaaatacagcagttatATGCACAAGTCTGGTATGCATACCTAGTTACTGCAGGAAcgtggcagctgcctggttACTGAAATTGTATAGTGAAGAGCCGCTGAGGATTCTAATAATGAGATAAAGCGCATATCTTTTGCAAACAGAAGATACAGAACAAAAACAATTCAGCTAACTGACCTCAGCCAAGTCTTGTTCATCACCAGTCTCCCACTGTTAACGATCATAGTAGGCACAACCATCGAGTTCTCAGAACATGTACCTTCAGGCTATTTTAAGTCAGATGCCACAACAGAAACTATACAGGGCTATAGCCCTCAAAGTGAAGCTAACTTAAATAAGATCAGCAAAAACTCTAACAATGCAAAGAACAGGAGATAGGATCCTCAAAAAACAAGGGACTTACCATTGTACCCTTCTAGGACAGAATCAATAATAGGTCTTGCAGTTAAATTATAGACATCTAGCTGTTTACTCTCTGGTCCAAACACTGTATCAAACGTAAATGTCTTGGGAGGCTCATTGGATGAGTCTGTTTTATGAACAGTTATAGTTCCTCTCATTTCATCCACATTGACTGCCATTTTGTAGCCTGTAGCTTTCTCTCGTTCATTAAGAGGCCGGCATCGAACAACAACCTTGACATTATCACAGCTCTCTGGCTTGTCCAGCTTCTCAGGCTTGTTGATCTATAattattaaagaagaaaaaaccaccaaaggCTGTAACACCACTGTTAACATACTTGCCTGTTTAAGCACAAACAACGCTGTTGAATCGACTCAGGCAGATGCCTATGTCCATAGGATTGCACACTTGGGGACTTAAAGCCAGAACTGGTGTATAATTAAAGCTGAGAGAATAATGTACACTTACTCAGCCAATGCAATCGTTTTCTGTTTGCCAACGTGGAAACCAATCAAGTAAAATTTGATAATTCCACATTCAATATCATCTAAgaatttctttaagaaataagTTCATGCTTGCAAACAACCTGCAAGCAGTTTGCTGGAAGTAGGTGCAGCCATACCATTGTTATACACTAACACCGACCATGCTCCCGCACTGGAGCACACAAGTCTCAAACCTTAGAGATGACATAAGCAGACACGAGTCAGCACTGGCTGAAGGGCATTCATTAAGTTACAAGCTTCAGTACACTAGCTGAATTTTAATCATTTAGGAAATTCAAAAGGTGCATTATAAAGTCTCACAagccttttctttcacaaagtAGTTACAAGTTTTGAAGCACCACTGATTAATTTGATGTCACATGCTTCTCCTGATTAAATAAATCTAAAAGCCATTTGATATAGTAAAGTCTCAGCCACAACCCTTGGTGCTAGGTGCTGCAGCTGATCATTTAACGACTTCTAAAGCAGCCGTCTCGGATGTCAACAAGAAACAAACCCCGTTTCCAAGCGCCTCTCCCACCAGCTGCCTAGATTCCTCTCAGGCCTTCGCAGAGACCAGGAACAGCTTCTGTTCCTCTGGCGGAACGAGAGCGATCAGCCGCGTCTCGGCGGGGAGGATCCCCCAGGGCCGTTCCACCACCGCGGGTGCAAGTTTCTGGCATCAGCTGCCGAATCAGCGACCCCAGCGCACCAGCCACGCCGCCCTGCGCTGTCACCCGCAGCCGCCCAGCGGAAAGCCGGCGGGCCCAAGCGCTGCCCAGGGCAGATCCCAGCCTGACACCCAGACACGCGCCCCGACCCCCCAGCAGCGGCTCCGCCGCACCGCGCCCCGCACCGacagcgccgggccggggccgctgcGGCTCGGGCGCGGAGGCGAGACCTTCCCGTGAGAGGAGGGAGAGCCCGGCCTCGGCCTCCCGCCGCCTCTGCCCAGAGACCTGCCGCCACGCCCCGCCGCCTGACAGGCCAGCACAGGCCGcccgccaccccccaccacGGGCGGCCCCTCACGCCGGGAGCGGGAGCAGCAGAAGCCGCGGGGCCTGCGAACCCCCCCACGGCGGGCGCCGCGGCTCCTGTCAGCGACAGGCCGAAGCATGCGGGAACCGGACGACCCCAGGGCCGGGCTGCGCCCCctcaggcggcggcggcgggggccgccggCACTCCCCGAGTCGCGGTCCCCGAGGGCTCCCTccccggggcggccgcggctGGGCTCACCGGCATGGCGGCAGCGCGCGGGCGGAGAGCTGCGCCGGGCGCGAGGCACCCGCCGGGCGGCACAACGGAACAATAACAGCACCGCGCCTGCGCCCGCCCCGAgccgccccggcccgcagccAATCCCCGCGCGCTGCGGAGGCCGCGCACCCAATAGCTGGCGAGGAAAGGAGGGGACCGGCCTGCCCCTCGCGGCCATAGGAGCTCGGCTGCAGCCAATGAAAGGAGtggaggggcggggggagggcggggcGTCGCCATGGGAACGGCGGGGGCGCGGAGCGGGCCGTGGCGCCGCCCTGGCGGCCTTGCCCGACGGCCCCGCATCCCGGGGTCCGCTACTGACAGGCCTccatggggctggcagagctctgGGGGTTCTGACAGGGCTCCAATGGGTCTGACAGGGCTCCAGATCTCTGACAGGGCTCCAGAGCTGaccaggcagcagccccagccagtTCTCCATACAGGCAGAAAGTCCATGTCCTTCTTTTCCTGACCCCTGATCAGTGCCTCACTCCCCCCTCTACAGTATTTCTGCACAACCAAACCCTTCTGCTGGCCAGTCGCAGGGCACTGTTCCAGTCGCTGCTCCCcgtgctgcctgtgctcagaCACCAAGGACTGGGATCCCAGAGTATGGCCAGGAATAACCAGCAGCAAGCAGCGAGCACAGAAACAGACTGGGGACTGTAAGTCAGTTGTGCTGTATTTTTGACAGAGGGCTGCATGCGTGAGCAGGAATGTGGACGGGATTGATGTGGGGCTTCCAGAAGGGTTTCTAATCTCACCCACCGAACTCACTAGTATATCGCAGGGCCGGGAATGCACTGGTAATGACAAGACAGGGCCATTCCCTCACCTCACCCCCAGCTGAGCATCACCAGGTGAGTCAGTTCAGCAAACACAGTCGCTTTGCTATTTACACATTGCCATAGTATTACTCAGCTGTACCGTATGCAAAGATTTGTAGACTAATAGAGTAATTTAGCACCAAGAAATGTATAACCCAAAGGGCTGCTGAGAGAATAGGGAGTTGTGTGTAGGCAGACAAAGCCGAGgaacaagaaaatgtttaacATAAAATATTGGAACAGGTTCCCTACAGAAAATGGTGTGTGAGAAAAACAGAGGGAACCAAGGAGCCAAGGGGAAAGCTGAGGAGAGTGGTTGTGAGAGCTGGAGAGGCCCTGGTTGGAAGAAAACATGGGGTGAAACAAggatgctggcagagcagcccagccctgggaggggTGACAAGGATGCATATGCtccatgaaataaataaaaaaggatagGCCATGTTGGacagggctgtgagcaacctggtctagtggcaggtgttcctgcccatggcagggggttggaactggatgatctttgatgtccctttcaacccaaactgttctgtcaTTCTATGATCCTTcccaggaaggaaaacagctccCAGCAGGTGTCGGGAATGGTGCGGATGCAGCAAAAGGGTATTTTGGACAGGGCTATGACAAAGAGAAGGGCCAGCGCATTTTTCAAGGCAATAACTAGTGCCAGGACAGGGAGTAGGAGTGGATTTGGGGGCTATGCCAAAGGTTTCAATCTTTTTCACCATGGCAGAATTTCATCCTGATCCCGGGAACACACGGCTTTGCCTGACACAGACAATGATCTCTGTGCAGGTGAGACAGACCCACGTGGGCTGAGACAACATTCACCTGGGAAGCACCATGCAGTTTGGACCAGCAGAGTGGTGATCTGGTGATCCAGAAGAGCCATTCCTTGTGAGATCATGTTGCGAGCAGAACAAGGCTGTGCTTTCCCAGGACAAGCACACTCGCACAAGGAGCTCCTGGTCAGAGACCCGCTGATGTCTGTAGGAAGGAGATATGCTGGAAGGACTTTCTCACCCATTGATGCTGGTTGGAAGCAAACATGGGGTGAAACACAGATGCCAacagagcagcccagccctgggaggggaCAAGGGTGCATATgctccaagaaaaacaaaaaaaccccaaaaccttccCAGTGTCCGGAAGGTGACCTGGTGATCCAAAGAAGCGATTCCCTGCCGGATCAAGCTGTGAGCAGGACATGGCCACGCTTTCCCGGGACAGGCATGGTTGCACAAGGAGCTCCTGGTCAGAGACCCGCAGATGTCTGTAAGGAGATATGCGGGAAAGGACTTTCCCACCCACTGATGCTGGCTGGAAGCAAACATGGGGTGAAACACAGATGCCCGTagagcagcccagccctgggaggggacagagtgCATATGCTCCAAGAAAgacaaccaaaaccatcctTCCCAGTGTCTGGAAGGCGACCTGGTGATCCAGAGGAGCCATTCCCTGCCAGACCAAGCTGCGAGCAGGGCACGGCCGCACTTTCCCAGGACAGGCATGGTCGCAGGAGGATCCTGTGGCCCGAGACCCCTGGTACCCGTACGAAGATGTGCCGGGACGGACTTTCCCACCCGGTGCATGGCTGGGCTTTTCCGTGGCGGCTCCACTACACAGCAGGTTCGGGCTGGGACCTCGCAGGGGGCGAGGGCTCCGTGCCGGGGGTGCCCGCAGGCACCACCCCCGCGCTCCCCGGGCGGGCCCTGCGCAGCCGCGGATGTCagcgggcggcccggcccgccccagccccgctgctgcccggcggggccgccccgacCCCCATGCCCGGCCCAGCacccccggcgcggcccggccgggcgggTAAGGACGGCGGCGGGgctccccgcggcggggcgcgggcggggggcgcctcccggggccggggcgggccggggctcCCGCGGCGCTGGCAGGGCGGGCCGGGCGCTGGCGGTGCGGGGACTGCTCGGTGTCCCGCGGGGGACGGTCGCGTTCAGGTCAGCCAGAGGGTAAGCTTCTAATTAAGCTTCTAATTaatccctctccccacccccccaccccccacccccccccccagcggcTGAAGGATGCATCAAATTTGACGGATAAACCTTTTACATTATTCCCTCTGCTGAAGTGGTCCAAGCAGTCAGGTTTGGATGCTCTTGACATCCAGTGGCAGCAAAAGCCCAAATCCTGTGCGGTTCCTGCTTTCAGTGACACATAGACTTCGCAGAGTTTCAGCATTAGAAATGTAGAACAGTTTCCAGAGGATTCATGtcactttggggtttttaatgGAGCTGTAGAGATAATGGTGTGAGCTTCCAGAAAACACCAATGAGGAAGCTCACACTCtttacaaaaagcagaagttttatCTAGTAgcatctttttctgctgttaaaacACCGAAGTGTAAGCACTGAAATAGTTTCAGGCTGAAACGTTCTCACTGCTTGGTTCCTATGGgaaattattcagaaatgtttgtttcatgTGGATACACGCTTAGTCTGGAGAGTGTTGTTTCCAAAGTGTTGCTGTTGCCTTGCCTTCAACAGTGACAGAGAAAGATTAAGTTGCTCTAAGGAAGACTGCTAACTAGGAATTAATAAACCTCCTAAGAACAGTAATCTTCGAGCTTTTGTATGCAAACAGACCTTTATTTGCCAGAAACTTGAAATCAGGTGGTAACGGGTTGCAATTTAATAGCCCTGCAAATGGAGAGCTGAATGTGTGAAACAAGATAAATGAAATAACAGGTACTGCTCGACCCAAGGTTACTCAAGCAAGCCTAggatgaaaaaaccccaactgcaCTGTTGTTTAGCCATGACATGTTCTCCTTCATCATGAGCTTCCCCTCAGGGAAGAAGGATGGCAGGAGTACTGtctgcaaacaaaaaagttgTATGGCTGCTCCTGACTTCCTTCTCAGCGTTAGAGAGGCATCACAAGAGGAA from Falco biarmicus isolate bFalBia1 chromosome 8, bFalBia1.pri, whole genome shotgun sequence includes:
- the KIF3A gene encoding kinesin-like protein KIF3A isoform X1; the protein is MPINKPEKLDKPESCDNVKVVVRCRPLNEREKATGYKMAVNVDEMRGTITVHKTDSSNEPPKTFTFDTVFGPESKQLDVYNLTARPIIDSVLEGYNGTIFAYGQTGTGKTFTMEGVRAVPELRGIIPNSFAHIFGHIAKAEGDTRFLVRVSYLEIYNEEVRDLLGKDQTQRLEVKERPDVGVYIKDLSAYVVNNADDMDRIMTLGHKNRSVGATNMNEHSSRSHAIFTITIECSEKGVDGNMHVRMGKLHLVDLAGSERQAKTGATGQRLKEATKINLSLSTLGNVISALVDGKSTHVPYRNSKLTRLLQDSLGGNSKTMMCANIGPADYNYDETISTLRYANRAKNIKNKARINEDPKDALLRQFQKEIEELKKKLEEGEEISGSESSDSEEEDEDDDGEIGDDGEKRKKRRGKKKVSPDKMVEMQAKIEEERKALETKLDMEEEERNKARAELEKREKDLLKAQQEHQSLLEKLSALEKKVIVGGVDLLAKAEEQEKLLEESNMELEERRKRAEQLRKELEEKEQERLDIEEKYTSLQEEAQGKTKKLKKVWTMLMAAKSEMADLQQEHQREIEGLLENIRQLSRELRLQMLIIDNFIPQDYQEMIENYVHWNEDIGEWQLKCVAYTGNNMRKQTPVLDKKEKDPFEVDLSHVYLAYTEESLRQSLMKLERPRTSKGRSRPKTGRRKHSAKPGAVIDSLLQ
- the KIF3A gene encoding kinesin-like protein KIF3A isoform X4 translates to MPINKPEKLDKPESCDNVKVVVRCRPLNEREKATGYKMAVNVDEMRGTITVHKTDSSNEPPKTFTFDTVFGPESKQLDVYNLTARPIIDSVLEGYNGTIFAYGQTGTGKTFTMEGVRAVPELRGIIPNSFAHIFGHIAKAEGDTRFLVRVSYLEIYNEEVRDLLGKDQTQRLEVKERPDVGVYIKDLSAYVVNNADDMDRIMTLGHKNRSVGATNMNEHSSRSHAIFTITIECSEKGVDGNMHVRMGKLHLVDLAGSERQAKTGATGQRLKEATKINLSLSTLGNVISALVDGKSTHVPYRNSKLTRLLQDSLGGNSKTMMCANIGPADYNYDETISTLRYANRAKNIKNKARINEDPKDALLRQFQKEIEELKKKLEEGEEISGSESSDSEEEDEDDDGEIGDDGEKRKKRRGSSSSSSSDSTCSVIEKPLDKSFTNQAGKKKVSPDKMVEMQAKIEEERKALETKLDMEEEERNKARAELEKREKDLLKAQQEHQSLLEKLSALEKKVIVGGVDLLAKAEEQEKLLEESNMELEERRKRAEQLRKELEEKEQERLDIEEKYTSLQEEAQGKTKKLKKVWTMLMAAKSEMADLQQEHQREIEGLLENIRQLSRELRLQMLIIDNFIPQDYQEMIENYVHWNEDIGEWQLKCVAYTGNNMRKQTPVLDKKEKDPFEVDLSHVYLAYTEESLRQSLMKLERPRTSKGRSRPKTGRRKHSAKPGAVIDSLLQ
- the KIF3A gene encoding kinesin-like protein KIF3A isoform X2 — translated: MAVNVDEMRGTITVHKTDSSNEPPKTFTFDTVFGPESKQLDVYNLTARPIIDSVLEGYNGTIFAYGQTGTGKTFTMEGVRAVPELRGIIPNSFAHIFGHIAKAEGDTRFLVRVSYLEIYNEEVRDLLGKDQTQRLEVKERPDVGVYIKDLSAYVVNNADDMDRIMTLGHKNRSVGATNMNEHSSRSHAIFTITIECSEKGVDGNMHVRMGKLHLVDLAGSERQAKTGATGQRLKEATKINLSLSTLGNVISALVDGKSTHVPYRNSKLTRLLQDSLGGNSKTMMCANIGPADYNYDETISTLRYANRAKNIKNKARINEDPKDALLRQFQKEIEELKKKLEEGEEISGSESSDSEEEDEDDDGEIGDDGEKRKKRRGKKKVSPDKMVEMQAKIEEERKALETKLDMEEEERNKARAELEKREKDLLKAQQEHQSLLEKLSALEKKVIVGGVDLLAKAEEQEKLLEESNMELEERRKRAEQLRKELEEKEQERLDIEEKYTSLQEEAQGKTKKLKKVWTMLMAAKSEMADLQQEHQREIEGLLENIRQLSRELRLQMLIIDNFIPQDYQEMIENYVHWNEDIGEWQLKCVAYTGNNMRKQTPVLDKKEKDPFEVDLSHVYLAYTEESLRQSLMKLERPRTSKGRSRPKTGRRKHSAKPGAVIDSLLQ
- the KIF3A gene encoding kinesin-like protein KIF3A isoform X3, producing MEGVRAVPELRGIIPNSFAHIFGHIAKAEGDTRFLVRVSYLEIYNEEVRDLLGKDQTQRLEVKERPDVGVYIKDLSAYVVNNADDMDRIMTLGHKNRSVGATNMNEHSSRSHAIFTITIECSEKGVDGNMHVRMGKLHLVDLAGSERQAKTGATGQRLKEATKINLSLSTLGNVISALVDGKSTHVPYRNSKLTRLLQDSLGGNSKTMMCANIGPADYNYDETISTLRYANRAKNIKNKARINEDPKDALLRQFQKEIEELKKKLEEGEEISGSESSDSEEEDEDDDGEIGDDGEKRKKRRGKKKVSPDKMVEMQAKIEEERKALETKLDMEEEERNKARAELEKREKDLLKAQQEHQSLLEKLSALEKKVIVGGVDLLAKAEEQEKLLEESNMELEERRKRAEQLRKELEEKEQERLDIEEKYTSLQEEAQGKTKKLKKVWTMLMAAKSEMADLQQEHQREIEGLLENIRQLSRELRLQMLIIDNFIPQDYQEMIENYVHWNEDIGEWQLKCVAYTGNNMRKQTPVLDKKEKDPFEVDLSHVYLAYTEESLRQSLMKLERPRTSKGRSRPKTGRRKHSAKPGAVIDSLLQ